One window from the genome of Paracoccus marcusii encodes:
- the mraY gene encoding phospho-N-acetylmuramoyl-pentapeptide-transferase, which translates to MLYWLSNLSEGGDFFNLFRYITFRAGAAFFTALFFGFIFGRPLINYLRRVQKKGQPIRDDGPQSHLAKAGTPTMGGLLILSALLFSTLLWARLDNGYVWIVLLVTAGFAMIGFADDYAKVTKHNTKGVSSRMRMLLGLGIAACAGIAASLLHPAGLTNQLALPIFKDVLVNLGWFFVPFAMIVIVGAANAVNLTDGLDGLAIMPVMIAAGTLGIIAYTVGRVDFTEYLGVHHVPGSGEILIFVAALIGGGLGFLWYNAPPAAVFMGDTGSLALGGALGAIAVVTKHEIVLAIVGGLFVVEALSVIIQVLYFKRTGKRVFLMAPIHHHFEKKGWGEAQIVIRFWIIALILALIGLATLKLR; encoded by the coding sequence ATGCTCTACTGGCTCAGCAACCTGTCCGAGGGCGGGGATTTCTTCAACCTGTTCCGATACATCACCTTCCGGGCGGGGGCCGCGTTCTTCACCGCGCTGTTCTTCGGCTTCATCTTCGGACGGCCGCTGATCAACTATCTGCGCCGCGTCCAGAAGAAGGGCCAGCCGATCCGCGACGACGGCCCGCAAAGCCACCTGGCCAAGGCGGGCACGCCGACGATGGGCGGGTTGCTGATCCTGTCGGCGCTGCTGTTCTCGACCCTTCTGTGGGCGCGGCTGGACAACGGCTATGTCTGGATCGTGCTGCTGGTGACCGCGGGCTTTGCGATGATCGGATTTGCCGACGACTATGCCAAGGTGACCAAGCACAACACCAAGGGCGTCAGTTCGCGCATGCGGATGCTGCTGGGTCTGGGCATCGCGGCCTGCGCCGGGATCGCGGCGTCGCTGCTGCATCCCGCGGGGCTGACCAACCAGCTGGCATTGCCGATCTTCAAGGATGTCCTGGTCAACCTGGGCTGGTTCTTCGTGCCCTTTGCGATGATCGTGATCGTGGGCGCGGCCAATGCGGTCAATCTGACCGACGGTCTGGACGGGCTGGCGATCATGCCCGTGATGATCGCCGCGGGCACCCTGGGCATCATCGCCTATACGGTGGGGCGCGTCGACTTCACCGAATATCTGGGCGTCCACCACGTTCCCGGCAGCGGAGAGATCCTGATCTTTGTCGCCGCCCTGATCGGCGGGGGACTGGGCTTTCTGTGGTACAACGCCCCGCCGGCTGCGGTGTTCATGGGCGATACCGGATCGCTGGCCCTGGGCGGCGCGCTGGGCGCCATCGCCGTCGTCACCAAGCATGAGATCGTGCTGGCCATCGTCGGTGGCCTGTTCGTGGTCGAGGCCCTGTCGGTCATCATCCAGGTGCTGTATTTCAAGCGGACCGGCAAGCGGGTCTTCCTGATGGCCCCCATCCACCACCATTTCGAGAAGAAGGGCTGGGGAGAGGCGCAGATCGTCATCCGCTTCTGGATCATCGCGCTGATTCTGGCGCTGATCGGCTTGGCGACGCTGAAGCTGCGCTGA